Proteins from a genomic interval of Pantoea deleyi:
- a CDS encoding NAD(P)/FAD-dependent oxidoreductase encodes MPAPLRYVQDSVNFPDSADVVVIGAGIAGAAATFELAKQGVNVVLIEKGLVGAEQSSRNWGWCRQQNRDERELPLIMYALQRWGELNEETGEELGFRRSGLVYATQEESEIAAWDKWNQMAKGYGMQSAILTAEQAKAMTPGSTTNWRGGLSSPTDGHAEPRLAAPGLVAGAQKKGALLFQQCAVRGLDMAAGRVSGVWTERGLIKTSRVICAAGAWTSMFCRRHGIDLPLGNVIGTAFRTQPIEQAIAMPLYTPGFACRPQLDGSYTVSVSGRGRLEPGAQGLRYARQFYPTFKSRRKNLTLNLGLSPFFNGPEAMGRWAFDRESPFERMRILDPAADTGIVEEGLAAMRREYPALAGLRLAQAWGGMIDSTPDAIPVISAVAKVPGLILSAGYSAHGFGIGPGAGRLAADLATEATPVVDPTPYRYSRLVDGSGLDTPGMM; translated from the coding sequence ATGCCTGCACCCCTTCGTTACGTACAGGATAGTGTCAATTTTCCCGATTCCGCCGATGTGGTGGTCATTGGCGCCGGCATCGCCGGTGCTGCGGCCACCTTTGAGCTGGCGAAACAGGGCGTGAATGTCGTGCTCATCGAAAAAGGCCTGGTCGGGGCAGAGCAGTCGAGCCGTAACTGGGGCTGGTGTCGCCAGCAGAATCGCGATGAGCGTGAACTGCCGCTGATTATGTATGCGCTGCAGCGCTGGGGCGAGCTTAATGAGGAGACGGGGGAGGAGCTGGGATTCCGTCGCAGCGGGCTGGTCTACGCGACACAGGAAGAGTCAGAGATTGCGGCCTGGGATAAATGGAACCAGATGGCAAAAGGCTACGGCATGCAGAGCGCTATCCTGACGGCGGAGCAGGCCAAAGCCATGACGCCCGGCAGCACCACCAACTGGCGGGGCGGCCTCTCCTCGCCGACCGACGGTCACGCCGAACCACGGCTGGCTGCGCCGGGGCTGGTGGCGGGGGCGCAGAAAAAAGGGGCGCTGCTGTTTCAGCAGTGCGCCGTACGCGGACTGGATATGGCTGCCGGACGGGTCAGCGGCGTCTGGACCGAGCGCGGGCTGATCAAAACCAGCCGGGTCATCTGTGCGGCGGGTGCCTGGACCTCCATGTTCTGTCGTCGCCACGGCATCGATCTGCCGCTGGGCAACGTGATCGGAACGGCCTTCCGTACGCAGCCTATCGAACAGGCGATCGCCATGCCGCTCTATACGCCCGGCTTCGCCTGCCGGCCCCAGCTGGATGGCAGTTACACCGTCTCGGTCTCCGGCCGGGGACGGCTGGAGCCAGGGGCGCAGGGGCTGCGCTATGCGCGTCAGTTCTATCCGACCTTTAAAAGTCGCCGGAAAAACCTCACGCTGAACCTCGGCCTGTCGCCGTTTTTCAATGGCCCGGAAGCGATGGGGCGCTGGGCTTTTGACCGCGAGTCGCCATTTGAACGTATGCGTATTCTCGATCCGGCCGCCGATACCGGGATTGTCGAAGAGGGGCTGGCGGCGATGCGACGGGAATATCCGGCGCTGGCCGGTCTCAGGCTGGCGCAGGCGTGGGGCGGCATGATTGACAGCACCCCGGATGCCATTCCGGTGATCTCGGCGGTGGCAAAAGTGCCGGGACTGATACTCTCGGCGGGCTACAGCGCCCACGGCTTCGGCATCGGACCGGGCGCCGGACGACTGGCCGCCGATCTGGCAACCGAAGCCACACCGGTGGTGGATCCGACACCTTACCGCTACAGCCGTCTGGTTGACGGCAGCGGACTTGATACGCCAGGCATGATGTAA
- a CDS encoding ABC transporter substrate-binding protein codes for MSKFDNNDADAVNPALTRMITEGSLSRRSLMKILSAGAVMSSGLVGFSGAALADDKPVRGGKLRAAMSNASATDTLDPAKSNNSADYTRQFMFYSGLTELDKNLMAQPALAESLESSDGITWHIKLRKGVTFHDGKPLTASDVIFSLSRHKDPAIASIAFKLADQFKAFSAVSDSEVQLELNSANFDVPYMLATPPFLIVKEGTTDFSKGIGTGPFICKTFMPGTRTIGTRNPNYYKPGLPHLDEVELIGVTDGAARVNALMSGDLQMVSTLTAADCKRLKASGEFGVLESKSGMYTNLIIRTDMKPGNNEDFVLAMKYLQPREMLVKTVLQGYGDVSNDTPVPPWHPLYNADLKPRPLDVEKAKFHIKKAGMTGSTVEIITTPNIEGANEGGQLIQQMARGAGLNVKVRRVPYDGYWSSHWMKDPLGYGSINPRPTLDMLFSQFYLSTAPNNESGWKNPRFDQLVVAARGERDQARRKQMYGDMQTLIYDHCGTIIPTFISSTDGYSKKVKGVEPWPSGMMMGYRFHEFAWLSA; via the coding sequence ATGAGTAAATTTGATAATAACGACGCTGATGCGGTAAATCCGGCACTGACGCGCATGATCACCGAGGGTTCCCTGTCCCGCCGCAGCCTGATGAAAATCCTCTCCGCCGGTGCGGTGATGAGCAGTGGCCTGGTCGGTTTTTCCGGGGCTGCACTGGCGGACGACAAGCCGGTCAGGGGCGGTAAACTGCGCGCGGCGATGTCGAACGCCTCCGCCACCGATACGCTCGATCCGGCCAAGAGCAATAACAGCGCCGACTACACCCGCCAGTTTATGTTCTACAGCGGTCTGACCGAGCTGGATAAAAACCTGATGGCGCAACCGGCGCTGGCGGAATCGCTGGAGTCCAGCGACGGCATTACCTGGCACATTAAGCTGCGTAAAGGGGTTACCTTCCACGATGGCAAACCACTGACCGCCAGCGATGTCATCTTCTCGCTCAGCCGCCACAAAGATCCTGCCATCGCCTCTATCGCCTTTAAGCTGGCCGATCAGTTTAAAGCCTTCAGCGCCGTCAGCGACAGCGAGGTGCAGCTGGAGCTGAACAGTGCCAACTTCGATGTCCCTTACATGCTGGCGACGCCGCCGTTTTTAATCGTCAAAGAGGGCACGACCGATTTCAGTAAAGGCATCGGTACCGGGCCGTTTATCTGCAAAACCTTTATGCCGGGAACCCGCACCATCGGCACCCGGAACCCCAACTACTATAAGCCGGGACTGCCGCATCTGGATGAGGTGGAGCTGATTGGCGTCACCGACGGCGCGGCGCGCGTCAACGCCCTGATGTCGGGCGATCTGCAGATGGTGTCAACCCTCACCGCCGCCGACTGTAAGCGTCTCAAAGCCAGCGGGGAGTTTGGCGTACTGGAGAGTAAGTCAGGGATGTACACCAACCTGATTATCCGCACCGACATGAAGCCGGGCAATAACGAAGATTTCGTGCTGGCGATGAAATATCTGCAGCCGCGTGAAATGCTGGTGAAAACGGTCCTGCAGGGTTACGGCGACGTCAGTAATGACACCCCGGTGCCGCCGTGGCATCCACTCTATAACGCCGATCTCAAACCGCGTCCGCTGGATGTGGAAAAAGCGAAGTTTCATATCAAAAAAGCGGGCATGACCGGTTCCACCGTCGAGATCATTACCACCCCGAATATCGAAGGGGCGAACGAAGGCGGTCAGCTGATCCAGCAGATGGCGCGCGGGGCGGGGCTGAATGTCAAAGTGCGACGCGTGCCGTATGACGGTTACTGGTCTTCGCACTGGATGAAAGATCCGCTGGGATATGGCTCGATAAACCCGCGTCCGACGCTGGACATGCTCTTCTCGCAGTTTTATCTCTCAACCGCACCGAACAACGAATCGGGCTGGAAAAATCCCCGGTTCGATCAGCTGGTGGTCGCGGCGCGCGGCGAGCGCGATCAGGCCAGACGTAAGCAGATGTATGGCGACATGCAGACGCTGATTTATGACCACTGCGGCACCATCATCCCGACCTTTATCAGCTCGACCGATGGTTACAGCAAAAAGGTCAAAGGCGTCGAGCCCTGGCCGTCAGGCATGATGATGGGCTATCGCTTCCATGAATTTGCCTGGCTGTCCGCCTGA
- a CDS encoding NAD(P)/FAD-dependent oxidoreductase produces the protein MKLESFWQATAPAFTGAAREPLPAQADVVVIGGGFTGISAALSLARSGIRVVVLESGDVMSQASARNGGHCNTGVAHNFASLVASQGLEQASRFYRAFDDAVSYVWQLIQEEQIDCDFRLCGKLKLASKASHMAGLREAYELMRRTVDPQIELLDKTAVRDEIASDDFHGGLLQKRGGQMHMGKFGVGLAEAAARSGAKIYPHHAVTKLERLRGYQHRIHTAQGTILADKVLMATGCSNVGPFPWFQRRIVPVGSFIVVTEALDPALLRQVLPHDRTYVTSLNIGNYFRTTRDHRLVFGGRARFAVSNPTSDSRSGEILHHALTQMLPPLRQARVDYCWGGMVDMTADRLPHAGEQEGIFYSLGYSGHGTQMSVWMGRVMADLLAEKRNENPWQRDSWPALPGYHGKPWFLPLAGLYYKAKDRLS, from the coding sequence ATGAAACTGGAATCGTTCTGGCAGGCCACCGCCCCGGCGTTTACCGGCGCCGCCCGCGAACCGCTGCCCGCTCAGGCGGACGTGGTTGTGATCGGTGGCGGTTTCACCGGTATCTCGGCCGCGCTCAGTCTGGCGCGCAGCGGTATCCGCGTGGTGGTGCTGGAGAGTGGCGACGTAATGAGCCAGGCGTCGGCGCGCAACGGCGGCCACTGCAATACCGGGGTGGCCCACAATTTCGCTTCGCTGGTGGCGAGCCAGGGTCTGGAGCAGGCCAGCCGCTTCTACCGGGCATTTGACGATGCGGTGAGCTATGTCTGGCAGCTGATTCAGGAGGAGCAGATCGATTGTGACTTCCGGCTGTGCGGCAAGCTCAAACTTGCCAGCAAAGCGTCGCATATGGCCGGTCTGCGGGAAGCATATGAACTGATGCGTCGCACTGTGGATCCGCAGATCGAACTGCTCGACAAAACGGCGGTGCGCGACGAGATCGCCAGCGACGATTTCCACGGCGGCCTGCTGCAGAAGCGGGGCGGTCAGATGCACATGGGGAAATTTGGCGTCGGCCTGGCGGAGGCGGCGGCCCGCAGCGGGGCGAAGATCTATCCGCACCACGCCGTGACGAAGCTGGAGCGCCTCAGGGGCTATCAGCATCGGATTCACACCGCGCAGGGCACGATTCTGGCCGATAAAGTACTGATGGCGACGGGCTGCTCCAACGTCGGCCCGTTCCCCTGGTTTCAGCGCCGCATCGTGCCGGTCGGCAGCTTTATTGTCGTGACCGAAGCGCTCGACCCGGCGCTGCTGCGTCAGGTGCTGCCTCACGATCGGACCTACGTGACGTCGCTCAACATCGGCAACTATTTTCGCACCACCCGCGATCACCGGCTGGTTTTCGGCGGGCGGGCGCGGTTTGCGGTCAGCAATCCGACCTCCGATTCGCGCAGCGGCGAGATCCTGCATCACGCACTGACGCAGATGCTGCCACCGCTCCGCCAGGCGCGGGTGGACTACTGCTGGGGCGGCATGGTCGATATGACCGCCGACCGTCTGCCACACGCGGGAGAACAGGAGGGGATCTTCTATTCACTGGGCTACAGCGGACACGGCACACAGATGTCGGTCTGGATGGGGCGCGTGATGGCCGATCTGCTGGCCGAAAAGCGCAACGAAAATCCCTGGCAGCGTGACTCATGGCCCGCGCTGCCCGGTTATCACGGCAAGCCATGGTTTTTACCGCTCGCAGGACTCTATTACAAAGCAAAGGATCGCCTTTCTTAA
- a CDS encoding ABC transporter permease, with product MNRYMLFLIARRTGAGILTLLIVSAVVFFITSLLPGDAAQMILGQNATPETVAALRQQLGLDQPLLMRYLHWLAGLVQGDFGISFASHLPVSQLVAQRIPATFELAAITTLICVPLALLIGILAAMNRGSRLDRALVIATMATVAVPEFLVATVAVLIFAVRLHWVSAMSFGSPDSDLLSYLKAYALPVLTLCCVLVAQMARMTRAAIINQLDSPYLEMAQLKGVSPLRAVLRHALPNAVGPIANAISLSLSYLFGGVIIIETIFSYPGLASQLVDAVSNRDLPVVQLCVMLFAACYLVLLLLADILTIAFNPKWRSA from the coding sequence ATGAACCGATACATGCTGTTTCTGATTGCCCGGCGCACGGGTGCCGGCATCCTGACGTTGCTTATCGTCTCGGCGGTGGTGTTTTTCATCACCAGCCTGCTGCCCGGTGACGCGGCGCAGATGATCCTGGGCCAGAACGCCACGCCGGAAACGGTGGCGGCGTTACGGCAGCAACTGGGCCTCGACCAGCCGTTGCTGATGCGCTATCTCCACTGGCTGGCCGGGCTGGTGCAGGGTGATTTTGGCATCTCGTTTGCCAGTCATCTGCCGGTCTCGCAGCTGGTGGCGCAGCGCATCCCCGCGACCTTTGAACTGGCGGCTATCACCACGCTGATCTGCGTGCCGCTGGCGCTGCTGATCGGCATTCTGGCCGCGATGAATCGCGGCTCCCGGCTCGATCGTGCGCTGGTCATCGCGACGATGGCGACGGTGGCGGTGCCGGAGTTTCTGGTGGCGACGGTGGCGGTGCTGATCTTTGCCGTCCGGCTGCACTGGGTGTCGGCGATGTCATTCGGCAGCCCGGACAGCGACCTGCTGAGTTACCTCAAAGCGTACGCGCTGCCGGTGCTGACGCTCTGCTGCGTACTGGTGGCGCAGATGGCCCGTATGACACGCGCCGCCATTATCAATCAGCTCGACAGCCCCTATCTGGAGATGGCGCAGCTGAAAGGGGTTTCGCCGCTCAGGGCCGTTCTGCGTCACGCGCTGCCTAACGCAGTCGGGCCGATTGCCAATGCCATCTCGCTCAGCCTCTCCTATCTGTTTGGCGGGGTCATCATCATCGAAACCATCTTCAGCTATCCCGGTCTGGCCAGCCAGCTGGTCGATGCGGTCAGCAACCGGGACCTGCCCGTGGTGCAGCTCTGCGTCATGCTGTTTGCCGCCTGTTACCTGGTGCTGCTGCTGCTGGCCGATATTCTGACTATCGCCTTTAACCCGAAATGGAGAAGCGCATGA
- a CDS encoding ABC transporter ATP-binding protein codes for MNVTPHTAMPVISVDKLRVTAQTDRGEEIDLVSDIHFTVQKGEVLALIGESGSGKTTIAMALMGYARSGCRIAEGHVHVAGTDVNSLTPGQLRAFRGNKVAYIAQSAAASFNPGMKIMDQVIEPVVIHGTLTRREAKARAIGLFRELALPDPETIGDRYPHQVSGGQLQRLMTAMALIGEPDVVILDEPTTALDVTTQVEVLKAFRRVVLQRGVTAIYVSHDLAVVAQMADRILVLLRGRMAEYGSTAHLMGAPQADYTRQLMEAARQKERPSNWCPDSADIQPLLEVRDLSAGYGPRGSDGQPKIPILAGINLQLWKGQAIGIIGESGSGKTTLAHAIAGLNAPSQGHILFNGHYIAGDMQKRPDNELRRIQYVFQMADTALNPAHSVERILSRPLTLFHGLSGAARQQRLWQLLDLVQLPRSVLWRRPWALSGGQKQRVNLARALAAEPDLILCDEVTSALDTVVAAAVLDLISELRRELGLAVIFISHDMHAVRAVCDEIVVMKSGRIVTQLARQDYDKPTRELYFERLKRAVPELRQGWLDEHEEILKAE; via the coding sequence ATGAACGTGACACCACATACTGCAATGCCCGTCATTTCCGTCGACAAACTGCGCGTGACGGCGCAGACCGATCGCGGTGAGGAGATTGACCTGGTTTCTGACATTCACTTTACGGTGCAGAAAGGGGAGGTACTGGCACTGATTGGTGAATCCGGTTCGGGTAAAACCACCATCGCAATGGCGTTGATGGGGTATGCCCGCAGCGGCTGCCGCATAGCCGAAGGGCATGTGCACGTAGCGGGCACCGACGTTAACAGCCTCACGCCGGGTCAGCTGCGCGCCTTTCGCGGCAACAAAGTCGCCTATATCGCGCAGAGTGCGGCGGCGTCGTTTAACCCGGGCATGAAAATAATGGATCAGGTGATCGAGCCGGTCGTCATTCACGGCACGCTGACCCGCAGGGAGGCAAAAGCCAGGGCGATCGGCCTGTTCCGTGAGCTGGCGCTGCCGGATCCGGAGACTATTGGCGATCGCTATCCGCATCAGGTCTCGGGCGGCCAGTTACAGCGTCTGATGACGGCGATGGCGCTGATCGGTGAACCGGACGTGGTGATCCTGGACGAACCGACCACCGCGCTGGATGTGACGACGCAGGTGGAGGTACTGAAGGCGTTTCGCCGCGTGGTCCTGCAGCGTGGCGTCACTGCGATTTATGTCAGCCACGATCTGGCCGTGGTGGCGCAGATGGCTGACCGGATCCTGGTGCTGCTGCGGGGCAGAATGGCGGAGTATGGTTCGACCGCACACCTGATGGGCGCGCCGCAGGCGGACTACACCCGTCAGCTGATGGAGGCCGCACGGCAGAAAGAGCGGCCCAGCAACTGGTGCCCGGACTCGGCCGATATCCAGCCGTTGCTGGAAGTGCGCGACCTCAGTGCAGGATATGGCCCGCGAGGCAGCGACGGACAGCCAAAAATCCCTATTCTGGCGGGAATCAATCTTCAGCTGTGGAAAGGGCAGGCGATTGGCATTATTGGTGAGTCAGGCTCCGGCAAAACCACGCTGGCCCACGCCATCGCCGGGCTGAATGCGCCGAGTCAGGGACATATTCTGTTTAACGGCCATTACATCGCGGGCGATATGCAGAAACGCCCGGATAACGAGCTGCGGCGTATTCAGTATGTGTTTCAGATGGCAGACACGGCGCTGAACCCGGCCCACAGCGTGGAGCGGATCCTGTCGCGACCGCTGACGCTGTTTCACGGCCTGAGCGGGGCGGCCCGGCAGCAGCGGCTCTGGCAGCTGCTGGATCTGGTGCAGCTGCCGCGCAGCGTCCTGTGGCGGCGTCCCTGGGCGCTGTCGGGTGGACAGAAACAGCGTGTTAATCTGGCACGGGCGCTGGCGGCAGAGCCGGATCTGATCCTGTGCGATGAGGTTACCTCGGCGCTGGATACCGTGGTCGCCGCCGCGGTGCTCGACTTAATCAGTGAACTGCGCCGTGAGCTGGGGCTGGCCGTGATCTTCATCAGCCATGACATGCATGCGGTGCGTGCGGTATGCGATGAGATTGTGGTCATGAAGAGCGGCCGCATCGTCACGCAGCTGGCACGCCAGGACTACGATAAACCGACCCGCGAGCTCTATTTCGAGCGGCTGAAGCGGGCGGTGCCGGAGCTGCGTCAGGGATGGCTCGACGAGCACGAAGAGATTTTAAAAGCGGAGTAA
- a CDS encoding ABC transporter permease — MNTLLLPWRFLQSLSWSGRLGLLMSLFWLLMALFGTALAPHSIDDIGGGPLMGGLTTENLLGTDYLGRDMLSRILYGAKFSIGLALSAALLASLVGTLLALLAAVTGRWLEELLGRINDALLVLPGKVLSLMIVAVFGSSLPMLVLTAVFTYWPGAFRIAFAMASSLRSMDYVRASRLRGESRWYIAIHDILPNMVHPMLTDFGLRFVYIVLLLSGLSFLGLGVQPPYADWGTLVRENMQGLFDGSPAVLMPALAIASLTIGANLFIDSLQAMRPMTLAKEGA; from the coding sequence ATGAATACTCTCTTGTTGCCGTGGCGATTCCTGCAGTCGCTCTCCTGGTCAGGGCGGCTGGGGCTGCTGATGTCGCTGTTCTGGCTGCTGATGGCGCTGTTCGGCACCGCCCTGGCGCCGCACAGCATTGACGATATCGGCGGCGGTCCGCTGATGGGGGGCCTGACCACCGAGAACCTGCTGGGAACCGACTACCTGGGACGCGACATGCTGAGCCGCATTCTCTACGGTGCGAAGTTCTCCATCGGTCTGGCGCTGAGTGCCGCGCTGCTGGCCAGTCTGGTCGGCACGCTGCTGGCGTTGCTCGCCGCCGTAACCGGACGCTGGCTGGAAGAGCTGCTGGGCCGTATCAATGACGCGCTGCTGGTGCTGCCGGGCAAAGTGCTGTCGCTGATGATCGTGGCGGTGTTTGGCTCCTCGCTGCCGATGCTGGTTCTGACCGCCGTCTTTACCTACTGGCCAGGTGCCTTCCGCATCGCCTTTGCCATGGCCAGCTCGCTGCGCAGCATGGACTACGTGCGCGCCTCGCGGCTGCGCGGTGAAAGCCGCTGGTATATCGCAATCCACGATATTCTGCCCAACATGGTGCACCCGATGCTGACTGACTTTGGCCTGCGCTTTGTCTACATCGTACTGCTGCTGAGCGGTCTGAGTTTCCTCGGGCTGGGTGTGCAGCCGCCCTATGCCGACTGGGGCACGCTGGTACGTGAAAATATGCAGGGTCTGTTTGACGGCTCGCCTGCGGTGCTGATGCCTGCGCTGGCCATCGCCAGCCTGACTATCGGGGCCAATCTGTTTATCGACAGCCTGCAGGCGATGCGTCCGATGACTCTGGCGAAGGAGGGAGCATGA
- a CDS encoding GNAT family N-acetyltransferase: MSLTLRAMTPDDLDACFQMTQVLKWPHRREDWQLALQLGEGTVIEEQGRIIGSAILWRWGDRAATLGLVIVDNQQQGRGLGKQLMLAQLEKVPDCHVRLHATEMGKGLYEKLGFVTCGEIRQHQTRALTTLPAVAIPAGLQLRPATQADHATLVTLDQQANGMCRPALYEHLLRECQTVLLEDAAQQIQGFASLRRFGHGWAIGPVIAATFPVAQALVATLMQSLEGQFLRIDTDASLPMASWLHTLGLDQVDAPVTMVRGTPWTPQGMQAFGLMTQAMA, encoded by the coding sequence ATGAGCCTGACACTACGCGCAATGACACCCGATGATCTTGACGCCTGCTTCCAGATGACGCAGGTGCTGAAATGGCCCCACCGGCGGGAGGACTGGCAGCTGGCGCTGCAACTGGGTGAGGGGACGGTAATTGAAGAGCAGGGCCGGATCATCGGCAGCGCGATACTCTGGCGCTGGGGCGATCGCGCCGCCACGCTGGGGCTGGTGATTGTGGATAATCAGCAGCAGGGGCGCGGGCTGGGCAAACAGCTCATGCTGGCGCAACTGGAAAAAGTGCCCGACTGTCATGTCCGGCTGCACGCCACTGAAATGGGCAAGGGGTTGTATGAAAAGCTCGGTTTCGTCACCTGCGGCGAGATCCGCCAGCACCAGACCCGCGCCCTGACCACGCTTCCGGCGGTGGCAATTCCGGCGGGGCTGCAACTGCGTCCGGCGACCCAGGCCGATCACGCCACGCTGGTGACGCTGGATCAGCAGGCAAACGGCATGTGCCGTCCGGCACTCTATGAACATTTACTGCGGGAGTGTCAGACGGTGCTGCTGGAGGATGCGGCACAACAGATTCAGGGCTTCGCCAGCCTGCGCCGTTTCGGCCACGGCTGGGCAATTGGCCCGGTGATCGCGGCGACGTTCCCGGTCGCGCAGGCGCTGGTCGCCACACTGATGCAGTCCCTTGAGGGGCAGTTTCTGCGTATCGACACCGATGCCAGCCTGCCGATGGCCAGCTGGCTTCATACCCTTGGGCTGGATCAGGTTGATGCTCCTGTCACGATGGTGCGCGGCACGCCGTGGACGCCGCAGGGCATGCAGGCCTTCGGTCTCATGACTCAGGCGATGGCCTGA